In Paralichthys olivaceus isolate ysfri-2021 chromosome 13, ASM2471397v2, whole genome shotgun sequence, the following are encoded in one genomic region:
- the LOC109632136 gene encoding dendritic cell-specific transmembrane protein yields MHNRFVLEFQCTVVSPLISKMLLSWITIKQSLADFGFLVVDVFTAGKRDGFQRTLILLLTCSSSSLLLSSLLFLYLLYTLDYDTAVAGGITGCFGTLLTIALFLSKRIRCLGTLFVISIFMKKSRSLLLTAGTSLIVLKNIRNTLENLTGLLRSMVCNLKAKKSSITAPFSNYVKMLKWIGNMLKGITDLGVVNFDSQLKVSPRLESEKFRVKLGEVEQKLNETVKFAQSLVKTVSSVTDRMFPAISLLVLMLFIALHIRKYHSDMKYKNRYISGRFVLFDEKQKAEGKPHVLPLTPEEGKLYTAITSARPTTRERKTFLKFGASIAFHFVTWVIFITVDALLYCFVDIVTKKLSELEPFNVPLLMSIKGIATLIGIPFSEESHQKDFSYSVTLFEKKCLPRPKLLLYNSIFPLAAILLVLVIMALVAAKVTQLRLMVCERFFSTSAEERVAYLHAKILRKRLKRRKEGNQCSLTSLILKPRFWCPLLFRPKQNPQSVA; encoded by the exons ATGCACAACAGGTTTGTACTTGAATTTCAATGTACAGTAGTGTCTCCTTTAATATCCAAGATGCTTCTCTCATGGATAACAATAAAACAGAGTCTGGCAGATTTTGGTTTTCTGGTCGTGGATGTTTTCACAGCCGGAAAAAGGGACGGATTTCAAAGaactctcatcctcctcctgacctgcagctcctccagccttCTGCTCAGCTCCCTGCTCTTCCTGTACCTGCTCTACACCCTGGACTATGACACAGCAGTGGCCGGAGGGATTACAGGCTGCTTTGGGACATTGCTTACCATCGCTCTCTTCTTATCAAAGAGAATAAGATGCTTAGGGACTCTCTTTGTGATCTCTATTTTCATGAAGAAGAGTCGGAGCTTGCTGCTAACTGCTGGGACCAGTTTGATAGTTCTTAAAAACATCCGTAACACCTTGGAAAACCTCACAGGCCTCCTCAGGAGCATGGTTTGCAACCTCAAGGCGAAGAAATCGTCCATCACAGCCCCTTTCAGTAACTATGTCAAGATGTTGAAGTGGATAGGAAACATGCTGAAAGGGATAACAGACCTGGGAGTAGTGAACTTTGACTCCCAGCTCAAGGTTTCACCCAGACTGGAATCAGAAAAATTCCGTGTGAAACTCGGTGAAGTGGAGCAGAAGCTGAATGAGACCGTGAAATTTGCACAGTCCCTGGTGAAAACAGTGTCCTCTGTGACCGACAGGATGTTTCCTGCCATCAGCCTCCTCGTGCTCATGCTGTTCATAGCCTTGCACATAAGAAAATACCACAGTgacatgaaatacaaaaacaggtACATCAGCGGCAGATTTGTCCTTTTTGACGAGAAGCAGAAGGCAGAAGGAAAGCCCCACGTCCTCCCCCTCACACCAGAGGAGGGGAAGCTGTACACTGCTATCACCTCCGCCCGTCCCACcaccagagagaggaaaacatttctcAAGTTTGGTGCTTCAATTGCTTTCCATTTTGTGACTTGGGTCATATTTATAACTGTGGATGCTTTACTGTACTGCTTTGTGGATATTGTAACAAAGAAGTTATCAGAGCTGGAACCCTTCAATGTCCCCTTGTTAATGAGCATCAAA GGGATTGCCACTTTAATTGGTATACCATTTAGTGAGGAGAGTCATCAAAAAGACTTCTCCTACTCTGTGACCTTGTTCGAGAAGAAGTGCCTTCCAAGACCCAAGCTGCTGCTCTATAACTCCATATTTCCACTGGCTGCCATTCTGCTCGTCCTGGTCATTATGGCCCTGGTGGCTGCCAAAGTGACCCAGCTCAGGCTGATGGTGTGTGAGCGGTTCTTCTCCACCTCTGCGGAGGAGAGAGTGGCGTACCTGCACGCCAAAATCCTGCGGAAGAGATTgaaaaggaggaaggagggaaaccAGTGTAGCCTCACATCACTAATTCTCAAG CCACGTTTCTGGTGCCCGCTGCTCTTTCGACCCAAACAGAATCCACAAAGTGTCGCGTGA